In Halapricum desulfuricans, a single window of DNA contains:
- a CDS encoding flavin reductase family protein, giving the protein MDSQQGLGNDHPVVELEPDDFGGYELFVTLGRLVTPRPVGWISTVSEDGQDNVAPYSFVTPASVDPPVLVFTAADHQNGEMKDTARNAIDTGEFVYNVFTAGLLDEMNDSAADVDDSEFETADIDHTDSEVVEPRRVVGCPAWLECSVRETMEIEGTQVVFGDVEHVGIREDYLDDADLPDVEHIEQRVLGHLIDEHYTRLELLEKQQPE; this is encoded by the coding sequence ATGGACTCACAGCAGGGTCTCGGCAACGATCATCCCGTGGTCGAGCTCGAACCGGACGACTTCGGCGGCTACGAGCTGTTCGTGACGCTCGGACGGCTGGTCACGCCGCGTCCGGTCGGCTGGATTTCGACCGTGAGCGAGGACGGCCAGGACAACGTCGCGCCGTACAGTTTCGTCACGCCGGCCAGCGTCGACCCGCCGGTCCTCGTGTTCACCGCAGCAGACCACCAGAACGGGGAGATGAAAGATACCGCACGCAACGCCATCGACACCGGCGAGTTCGTCTACAACGTCTTCACGGCCGGGCTGCTCGACGAGATGAACGACAGCGCTGCTGACGTCGACGACTCGGAGTTCGAGACGGCCGACATCGACCACACCGACAGCGAGGTCGTCGAACCCAGGCGCGTCGTCGGCTGTCCGGCCTGGCTCGAGTGTTCGGTCCGCGAGACCATGGAGATCGAGGGTACGCAGGTCGTCTTCGGCGACGTCGAGCACGTGGGCATCCGGGAAGACTATCTCGACGACGCCGACCTCCCCGACGTCGAACACATCGAACAGCGCGTGCTCGGACATCTCATCGACGAGCATTACACGCGTCTGGAACTGCTCGAAAAACAGCAGCCGGAGTGA